The following are from one region of the Streptomyces decoyicus genome:
- the def gene encoding peptide deformylase: MSPRTIPGSSGRPRPLRLLGDPALTGPCQEVTAFDGELARLVEDMYATMYAADGVGLAANQIGVPLRVFVYDCPDDEDRRHLGHLVNPRLVEVDGPVVRGPEGCLSVPGIEAGTPRHDHTVVTGFSVTGEPRTVTGTGFFARCLQHECDHLDGGLYVDRLTGLRRRRALRAAAKAPWAATAGASGR, from the coding sequence ATGTCTCCCCGCACCATCCCCGGCAGTTCCGGCCGCCCCCGCCCGCTGCGCCTGCTCGGCGATCCGGCCCTGACCGGGCCCTGTCAGGAGGTCACCGCCTTCGACGGTGAGCTGGCCCGGCTGGTCGAGGACATGTACGCGACGATGTACGCCGCGGACGGTGTGGGCCTTGCCGCCAATCAGATCGGCGTCCCGCTGCGGGTGTTCGTCTACGACTGCCCCGACGACGAGGACCGCCGTCATCTCGGGCATCTCGTCAACCCCCGGCTCGTCGAGGTCGACGGCCCGGTCGTCCGCGGTCCCGAGGGCTGTCTCTCGGTTCCCGGCATCGAGGCCGGCACCCCGCGCCACGACCACACCGTCGTGACCGGGTTCAGCGTCACCGGCGAGCCCAGGACGGTGACCGGCACCGGCTTCTTCGCCCGCTGCCTCCAGCACGAGTGCGACCACCTCGACGGCGGGCTGTACGTCGACCGCCTCACCGGGCTGCGCCGCCGCCGGGCGCTGCGCGCCGCGGCCAAGGCCCCGTGGGCGGCGACGGCGGGGGCGTCCGGCCGCTGA
- a CDS encoding MurT ligase domain-containing protein: MAGNTEPLSPRAKLAVTAGKAAAAVSRAAGRGSGSVIGGRVALKLDPDLLARLARHLDVILVSATNGKTTTTRLIAEALRASGPVVSNALGANMPAGITSALAGGSDARYGVIEVDEKYLSGVARDVTPKAIALLNLSRDQLDRAAETRMLAEHWREGLAGSKALIIANADDPLIVWAASSSANVVWVAAGQEWKDDAWSCPSCGGVMQRPSDDWFCGECGFRRPTPSWALSGDHVLDPHGSAWPIKLQLPGRANKANATTSAAVAAAFGVPPQVALERMYSVQAVAGRYDVVTFMERELRLLLAKNPAGWLETFSLIDPPPTPVIMSVNARGADGTDTSWLWDVDYTRLAGHPIFVLGDRKLDLAVRLEVAGLDFHVCESLDEAVGMAPPGRIEVIANYTAFQDLRRRVGN, translated from the coding sequence ATGGCAGGCAACACGGAGCCGCTGTCGCCGCGGGCCAAGCTGGCCGTGACGGCGGGCAAGGCCGCGGCGGCGGTGTCGCGCGCGGCGGGCCGCGGCAGCGGATCGGTGATCGGTGGCCGGGTGGCGCTCAAACTCGACCCCGACCTGCTGGCGCGGCTGGCCCGGCACTTGGACGTCATCCTGGTGTCGGCGACCAACGGCAAGACGACCACGACGCGGCTGATCGCAGAGGCGCTGCGGGCCAGCGGTCCGGTGGTCTCCAACGCGCTCGGCGCCAACATGCCGGCGGGCATCACGTCCGCGCTGGCCGGTGGATCGGACGCCCGCTACGGCGTCATCGAGGTGGACGAGAAGTACCTTTCCGGCGTGGCACGCGATGTGACGCCCAAGGCCATAGCGCTGTTGAACCTCTCGCGCGACCAGCTCGACCGCGCCGCGGAGACCCGGATGCTGGCCGAGCACTGGCGCGAGGGCCTGGCCGGTTCCAAGGCCCTGATCATCGCCAACGCGGACGACCCGCTGATCGTGTGGGCGGCCTCGTCGTCCGCGAATGTGGTGTGGGTCGCGGCCGGGCAGGAGTGGAAGGACGACGCCTGGTCCTGCCCCTCGTGCGGTGGCGTGATGCAGCGGCCGAGCGACGACTGGTTCTGCGGCGAGTGCGGCTTCCGTCGCCCCACGCCGAGCTGGGCGCTCTCCGGCGACCATGTGCTCGACCCGCACGGCAGCGCGTGGCCGATCAAGCTCCAGCTGCCGGGGCGCGCCAACAAGGCGAACGCCACCACGTCCGCCGCGGTCGCCGCCGCGTTCGGGGTGCCGCCGCAGGTGGCCCTGGAGCGGATGTACTCGGTGCAGGCAGTGGCCGGCCGCTACGACGTGGTCACGTTCATGGAGCGGGAGCTGCGGCTGCTGCTGGCGAAGAACCCGGCCGGCTGGCTGGAGACGTTCTCGCTGATCGACCCGCCGCCGACCCCGGTGATCATGTCGGTGAACGCGCGCGGCGCGGACGGCACGGACACCTCCTGGCTGTGGGACGTCGACTACACCCGGCTGGCCGGGCACCCGATCTTCGTGCTCGGCGACCGCAAGCTGGACCTGGCGGTGCGCCTGGAGGTCGCGGGACTCGACTTCCATGTCTGCGAGAGCCTCGACGAGGCGGTGGGCATGGCGCCGCCCGGCCGGATCGAGGTCATCGCCAACTACACGGCCTTCCAGGACCTGCGCCGGCGCGTGGGCAACTGA
- a CDS encoding type 1 glutamine amidotransferase has translation MSDNSLRLVWIYPDLLSTYGDQGNALVVERRARQRGLDVQRLDVRSDQQIPTSGDIYLIGGGEDRPQRLASERLIRDGGLSRAVANGAIVFSVCAGYQILGHEFINDLGERQEGLGLLDVVSTRGEAERCVGDVLADIDPQLGLPPLTGFENHQGVTHLGETARPFAKVRFGKGNGVGDGYEGAWNDTVFGTYMHGPVMARNPHIADLLIKLALDVNALPPVEDRWYEALRQERIAAATQPA, from the coding sequence ATGAGTGACAACAGCCTGCGCCTGGTGTGGATCTACCCGGACCTGCTGAGCACGTACGGCGACCAGGGGAACGCCCTGGTGGTGGAGCGGCGGGCGCGCCAGCGCGGTCTGGACGTCCAGCGCCTGGACGTACGGTCCGACCAGCAGATCCCCACCTCCGGTGACATCTACCTGATCGGCGGCGGCGAGGACCGGCCGCAGCGGCTGGCCTCGGAGCGGCTGATCCGCGACGGCGGGCTGAGCCGTGCGGTCGCCAACGGCGCGATCGTCTTCTCGGTGTGCGCCGGCTATCAGATCCTGGGGCACGAGTTCATCAATGACCTCGGGGAGCGCCAGGAGGGCCTGGGGCTGCTGGACGTGGTCAGCACCCGCGGCGAGGCCGAGCGCTGCGTCGGCGACGTACTCGCCGATATCGACCCGCAGTTGGGGCTGCCGCCGCTGACCGGCTTCGAGAACCACCAGGGCGTGACGCATCTGGGCGAAACCGCCCGGCCGTTCGCCAAGGTGCGGTTCGGCAAGGGCAACGGCGTCGGGGACGGCTACGAGGGCGCGTGGAACGACACCGTCTTCGGTACGTACATGCACGGGCCGGTGATGGCGCGCAATCCGCACATCGCCGATCTGCTGATCAAGCTGGCGCTGGATGTCAATGCGCTGCCTCCGGTCGAGGACCGCTGGTACGAGGCGTTGCGGCAGGAGCGGATCGCCGCAGCGACCCAGCCTGCTTGA